In Fructilactobacillus cliffordii, a single genomic region encodes these proteins:
- the tsaD gene encoding tRNA (adenosine(37)-N6)-threonylcarbamoyltransferase complex transferase subunit TsaD — protein sequence MEEQTSLILAFETSCDETSVAVIKNGNEILSNVVATQIKSHQRFGGVVPEVASRHHIEQITICLKKALQVAQVTYADLTGVAITYGPGLVGSLLVGITAAKAVAWAHNLPLIPVNHLAGHIYATNFVTPIQFPALALVVSGGHTELVWMPKEGEFRIIGETRDDAAGETYDKIGRVLGINYPAGPTVDQWAQSGQNTFDFPRAMVKEDNFDFSFSGLKSAFINTVHHAEQVGETLNKQDLATSFQAAVVDVLVTKSLAALQQYPAKEFILAGGVAANHGLRTALQTAVEKQGVPFVMAPLKLCGDNAAMIGAAGAMLQRHGARADMLLNANPGLEFDWEANAAR from the coding sequence GTGGAAGAACAAACAAGTTTAATCCTGGCGTTTGAAACGAGTTGTGATGAAACCAGCGTGGCGGTCATTAAGAATGGCAATGAAATTTTGAGTAACGTGGTGGCCACTCAAATTAAAAGCCACCAGCGGTTTGGTGGGGTCGTACCCGAAGTGGCCAGTCGGCATCATATTGAGCAGATCACTATTTGTCTAAAAAAGGCGCTCCAAGTGGCTCAGGTTACCTATGCAGACCTGACGGGAGTCGCAATTACATATGGACCCGGCTTGGTGGGGTCCTTGCTGGTCGGCATTACAGCCGCTAAGGCAGTGGCTTGGGCACACAATTTGCCGTTAATTCCGGTTAACCATCTAGCTGGCCACATTTACGCTACGAATTTCGTGACCCCAATTCAATTTCCAGCGCTGGCGTTGGTGGTTTCCGGTGGGCACACTGAGTTAGTGTGGATGCCTAAAGAAGGCGAGTTTCGGATTATCGGTGAAACCCGGGATGACGCAGCGGGTGAAACCTACGATAAGATTGGTCGGGTCTTAGGGATTAACTATCCGGCTGGTCCAACGGTCGATCAATGGGCTCAGAGTGGTCAGAATACCTTTGACTTTCCGCGGGCAATGGTGAAGGAAGATAACTTTGACTTTAGCTTTAGCGGATTAAAGAGTGCCTTCATTAACACGGTACACCATGCGGAGCAAGTGGGTGAAACGTTAAACAAGCAAGATTTAGCTACTAGTTTTCAAGCAGCAGTCGTAGACGTGTTAGTGACTAAGTCGCTAGCAGCCTTACAACAATATCCGGCCAAGGAGTTTATCTTGGCAGGTGGGGTGGCTGCTAACCACGGTTTGCGAACTGCCTTGCAGACTGCTGTCGAAAAGCAAGGCGTGCCGTTTGTGATGGCGCCGTTGAAACTTTGTGGTGATAATGCCGCTATGATTGGCGCGGCCGGCGCTATGTTGCAACGTCATGGCGCTCGTGCTGATATGTTGTTAAACGCTAATCCCGGGTTGGAGTTTGACTGGGAAGCAAATGCAGCTCGTTAA
- a CDS encoding ABC-F family ATP-binding cassette domain-containing protein, producing MIILQAQQLTKRFNGTPIFDDLNLTINDHSHIGLVGQNGAGKSTLLKLLVDPKTASDGRVTIKQGLSIGYLPQNTGLHSDRTIEAELELPFARLIKMETRIHELETEMSQPAVIADPEKLAAISKTYDQLQADFKRDNGYGYHAEIRTVMSAFGFSTADQNRPINELSGGQQTRVALAKLLLEKPDLLILDEPTNHIDMGTTAWLENFLKSYSGALLVVSHDRYFLDQVVNEIYDLENGRLTHYSGNYSFFVKEKQHQLSIAAKKYEKQQHQIKKDEEFIQKNMVRASTTKRAQSRQKQLAKIERVEKPHPQHATARFQFHPDRKSGEVVLDVEKLGIGYQKELSYPIDLHLKRGQRFAIFGPNGVGKSTLLKTIVGEIPPLRGTINFGTGVQIGYYDQQQARLHPEKDVLHELWDDYPTTPEREIRSILGSFLFSGNAVEKQVANLSGGERARLLLTKLSMQHDNVLILDEPTNHLDVDSINVLEGALLEFQGTILFVSHDRYFINQLATHIVELSADGSTTYMGNYDYYTAKKAEEAEIAAHEQSEAAPAPSEPISEKKQQFQRQKDVQRQRRKLERSVQDLEKQLGQLEEQVTQVQTDMTQPENYQDPERSQQLQEQLHQLQSEQQRVENEWETASVALEELNEA from the coding sequence ATGATTATTTTACAGGCACAACAACTGACTAAACGCTTTAACGGGACGCCCATTTTTGACGACCTCAATTTAACCATCAATGATCACAGCCATATCGGACTCGTAGGTCAAAATGGGGCAGGAAAATCAACCTTATTAAAGCTACTGGTTGATCCTAAAACCGCTAGCGATGGCCGCGTAACGATTAAACAAGGGCTGTCAATTGGATACCTCCCCCAAAACACGGGGTTACATTCTGACCGGACCATTGAGGCCGAATTAGAACTCCCCTTTGCACGTTTAATTAAAATGGAAACTCGAATTCACGAATTAGAAACCGAAATGAGTCAACCAGCGGTTATTGCTGATCCTGAGAAACTAGCGGCCATTTCCAAAACCTACGATCAATTACAAGCAGATTTCAAGCGCGACAATGGCTATGGCTATCATGCTGAAATTCGAACCGTCATGAGTGCTTTTGGGTTTTCAACTGCTGACCAAAACCGACCGATTAATGAACTTTCCGGTGGTCAACAAACTCGGGTGGCCCTGGCAAAACTGCTATTAGAAAAACCAGACCTTCTGATTCTCGACGAACCGACCAACCACATTGACATGGGGACCACGGCCTGGCTTGAAAACTTTCTAAAGTCTTATAGTGGCGCCCTGTTGGTGGTTTCCCATGATCGGTACTTCTTGGATCAAGTGGTTAATGAAATTTACGACCTCGAAAACGGCCGGTTGACCCACTATTCAGGAAACTACAGCTTTTTTGTAAAGGAAAAACAGCACCAGTTATCGATTGCTGCCAAGAAATACGAAAAACAACAGCATCAAATCAAAAAGGACGAAGAGTTCATCCAAAAAAACATGGTCCGCGCTTCGACCACCAAACGAGCTCAGTCCCGCCAAAAGCAATTGGCAAAAATCGAACGGGTTGAAAAACCGCATCCCCAACATGCAACCGCTCGCTTCCAATTTCATCCGGATCGTAAAAGTGGTGAAGTCGTACTCGACGTAGAAAAGCTGGGTATCGGCTACCAAAAGGAGCTTAGTTACCCCATCGACCTCCACCTAAAACGCGGTCAACGGTTCGCCATCTTTGGCCCCAATGGAGTCGGTAAGTCGACGTTGTTAAAAACAATCGTAGGTGAAATCCCCCCACTGCGGGGAACCATCAACTTTGGCACTGGCGTCCAAATCGGGTACTACGACCAACAACAGGCCCGCCTGCATCCTGAAAAAGACGTGCTTCATGAACTTTGGGATGACTATCCGACCACGCCAGAACGAGAAATTCGCTCCATCTTAGGCAGTTTTCTTTTTAGTGGGAATGCGGTCGAAAAACAGGTTGCCAACCTTTCTGGTGGGGAACGAGCCCGGTTGCTATTGACCAAACTTTCGATGCAACACGATAACGTCCTAATTCTGGACGAACCAACTAATCACCTCGACGTTGACAGTATCAACGTTTTGGAAGGGGCTCTGTTGGAATTTCAGGGTACGATTCTCTTTGTCTCTCACGACCGATACTTTATCAATCAATTAGCGACCCACATCGTGGAATTGAGTGCGGATGGCTCCACCACCTACATGGGGAACTATGATTACTACACGGCTAAAAAAGCAGAAGAAGCAGAAATTGCGGCCCACGAACAGTCAGAAGCAGCTCCCGCACCTAGTGAACCGATTTCAGAAAAGAAACAACAGTTCCAACGCCAAAAGGACGTGCAACGCCAACGCCGCAAATTAGAACGATCCGTACAGGACTTAGAAAAACAACTGGGTCAGCTAGAGGAACAAGTAACTCAGGTTCAAACTGATATGACCCAACCGGAAAACTATCAGGATCCAGAGCGGAGTCAACAGCTCCAGGAACAGCTCCATCAACTCCAATCCGAACAACAACGGGTGGAAAATGAGTGGGAAACCGCGAGTGTGGCACTCGAAGAACTTAACGAAGCTTAA
- the holB gene encoding DNA polymerase III subunit delta', with product METSAAQHLLADVNAKQPDLIQHFVQVVQAGDLSHAYLFSGSAGDGKLAVAKVTTMALFCLHPTKEGFPCGACNECLRIANDEHPDVLVIEPDGQSIKIEQVRALKREFSKSAVEGNQKVFIIDAADTMTVGAANSLLKVIEEPLATVTAFLLTTNYHHILPTIRSRTQLVEFPQIKQEALQRYLAEHNLSKTEIKLALQITKSTTELDQLIADQWLSKMKQQIEGWFTWISKDDVRAFPFVQTNLMPLIGDRFSQNVTVTMMCLIFQDVFNVKFRERTPEQLAFGDIYDLLKSTANQLSDYQIVSMINGILATAQLQRVNVGFQGILEVLTLKCLQSITSK from the coding sequence ATGGAAACCTCAGCAGCACAGCACTTACTAGCAGACGTGAACGCCAAACAACCCGATTTGATTCAGCACTTTGTCCAAGTGGTGCAAGCGGGCGACCTGAGTCATGCGTATTTATTCTCAGGTAGTGCCGGTGATGGCAAATTAGCGGTTGCTAAAGTCACCACAATGGCCCTGTTTTGCTTACATCCTACTAAGGAAGGCTTCCCCTGTGGAGCATGCAATGAGTGCCTGCGGATTGCGAACGATGAACATCCAGATGTTTTAGTGATTGAGCCCGATGGCCAGTCGATTAAAATTGAGCAGGTGCGGGCACTCAAACGCGAGTTTTCCAAGAGTGCCGTCGAAGGCAATCAGAAGGTCTTTATCATTGATGCCGCCGACACGATGACGGTAGGAGCGGCGAATAGCTTGTTGAAGGTGATTGAAGAACCGCTAGCGACGGTAACAGCTTTTCTGCTAACTACCAATTACCACCATATTTTGCCCACAATTCGTTCGCGAACCCAGCTGGTAGAATTTCCACAGATTAAACAGGAAGCATTGCAACGTTACTTGGCGGAGCATAATTTAAGCAAGACTGAGATTAAGCTGGCTCTCCAAATCACGAAGTCAACCACCGAATTGGACCAGTTGATTGCTGATCAGTGGCTTAGTAAGATGAAGCAGCAAATCGAGGGCTGGTTTACTTGGATCAGCAAGGATGATGTCCGAGCTTTTCCGTTTGTTCAAACGAACCTGATGCCGTTAATCGGGGACCGCTTTAGTCAAAACGTGACAGTTACGATGATGTGTTTAATTTTTCAAGATGTATTTAACGTTAAATTTAGGGAGCGAACCCCAGAGCAACTGGCGTTTGGTGATATTTATGATTTGCTTAAATCAACGGCGAACCAATTGTCAGATTACCAAATTGTCAGTATGATTAATGGCATACTAGCAACGGCCCAGTTGCAACGAGTGAACGTGGGCTTTCAGGGAATTTTAGAAGTGCTGACGTTAAAATGTTTGCAGTCCATAACTAGCAAATGA
- the rsmI gene encoding 16S rRNA (cytidine(1402)-2'-O)-methyltransferase, with product MTIYAQSSFASHQTGTLYLVPTPIGNLDDITLRALKVLKTADVIAAEDTRNTQKLLNHFEIKTKQISFHEHNTASRIPELVRMLEDGNTIAQVSDAGMPSISDPGHELVVACIQAHVPVVSLPGSTAGLTSLIASGLAPQPFLFYGFLQRKPKEQRAELAELQNETATLIFYEAPHRLKQTLKNMVQAMGDRPAALGRELTKKHEEYVRGTLPELLDWATDNQIRGEFVILVGGNPNPQPLTTTATADATVPIETQVEQLIQTGLKPNQAIKQVAKTNHLVRQTVYNRFHQLDQEEKS from the coding sequence ATGACGATTTATGCCCAAAGTAGCTTTGCGTCCCACCAGACGGGAACCTTATACTTGGTTCCAACCCCGATTGGAAATCTGGATGACATCACGTTGCGGGCATTAAAGGTGCTCAAGACCGCGGATGTAATTGCGGCCGAGGATACCCGGAATACGCAAAAATTACTGAATCACTTTGAAATTAAAACGAAACAAATTAGTTTTCACGAACACAACACGGCCAGTCGGATTCCAGAATTGGTGCGGATGCTTGAGGATGGGAACACGATTGCCCAAGTTAGCGATGCGGGGATGCCATCGATTAGTGATCCTGGTCACGAACTGGTGGTAGCCTGCATTCAGGCCCACGTTCCCGTGGTGAGCCTGCCCGGTTCGACCGCAGGGTTAACCAGTTTGATTGCCTCGGGTTTAGCGCCACAGCCGTTTTTGTTTTACGGTTTTTTGCAGCGAAAACCGAAGGAGCAACGGGCGGAACTAGCTGAGTTACAGAACGAAACCGCGACGTTGATTTTTTACGAGGCGCCCCATCGGTTGAAACAGACCCTGAAAAACATGGTGCAAGCCATGGGGGACCGTCCGGCTGCTTTAGGACGGGAACTAACCAAAAAGCACGAGGAATACGTGCGCGGAACGCTTCCCGAGTTACTGGACTGGGCAACGGACAATCAGATTCGCGGTGAATTTGTCATCTTAGTTGGTGGCAATCCGAATCCCCAGCCGCTAACCACCACAGCAACGGCTGATGCAACCGTTCCGATTGAAACCCAAGTCGAACAACTAATTCAAACCGGCTTAAAGCCCAACCAAGCCATTAAACAAGTGGCGAAGACCAATCATCTGGTTCGCCAGACCGTCTACAATCGTTTCCACCAGCTTGACCAAGAGGAGAAGAGTTAA
- a CDS encoding DNA replication initiation control protein YabA, which produces MSTKNVDEGMDDLSTQFEQMLTKITTLRTKVAAILEENSELRIENEHLRELLGAAEKKHQGVRELSQSKKNLEKLYNQGYHICNQYYGKRREENESCIFCTDIIYGER; this is translated from the coding sequence TTGTCAACCAAAAATGTAGATGAGGGCATGGATGACCTTTCTACGCAGTTTGAGCAAATGCTCACCAAAATCACGACCTTACGGACCAAGGTAGCCGCGATTTTAGAAGAAAATTCGGAATTACGGATTGAAAATGAACACCTCCGCGAGCTCTTGGGAGCTGCAGAAAAAAAGCATCAGGGCGTGCGGGAGTTATCCCAATCCAAAAAGAACCTCGAAAAGCTCTACAACCAGGGTTATCACATTTGTAACCAGTATTATGGAAAACGCCGGGAAGAAAACGAAAGCTGCATCTTTTGTACTGACATTATTTACGGAGAACGGTAA
- a CDS encoding cyclic-di-AMP receptor, with protein MKLVLAIIQEKDAGKLQAQLNEHKIIATQLPTKGGFLRAKNVTYMVGIDDERVPELLDLIKHSCQARDQYVTPPINLVGSINDTAYPVEVEVGGATVMVLPIEDFFRF; from the coding sequence ATGAAATTAGTCCTAGCGATTATTCAAGAAAAAGATGCCGGTAAACTGCAGGCACAGTTAAACGAACACAAAATCATTGCCACACAATTACCCACAAAGGGTGGCTTTTTGCGGGCCAAAAACGTGACGTACATGGTAGGAATCGATGACGAACGGGTCCCAGAGTTACTCGATTTAATTAAGCACTCTTGTCAGGCTCGGGATCAGTACGTAACGCCACCCATTAACCTGGTGGGGAGCATTAACGATACGGCATACCCGGTCGAAGTTGAAGTTGGGGGCGCCACGGTCATGGTGCTGCCGATTGAAGACTTTTTCCGGTTCTAG
- the tsaB gene encoding tRNA (adenosine(37)-N6)-threonylcarbamoyltransferase complex dimerization subunit type 1 TsaB: protein MKTLAIDTSNRPLSVAVVDGEQVLATTTITTQRKHAAYAMDEVARLVKLANLTPADLERVVIAVGPGSYTGLRVAVTIGKVLATTLNIDLVTVSSLQTLALNVTTEHQLVVPLFDARNDIVFSGCYRIRKTGPRLVLPEQHIGITDWLDQLEALNEPITFVGEDVDHFLPQLRARLGHRVHTVMGMDNLPQTGQLGLYGERLTPVINIDQVVPNYLRLTQAEAEWQDKHPGKGSTNYVEQV from the coding sequence ATGAAAACGCTAGCAATTGATACGTCGAATCGACCGCTCTCGGTAGCCGTAGTCGACGGAGAGCAAGTTCTTGCAACGACTACAATCACGACCCAGCGCAAACACGCGGCGTACGCCATGGATGAAGTAGCGCGATTGGTCAAGTTGGCCAACTTGACACCGGCAGATTTAGAACGCGTGGTGATTGCCGTGGGACCGGGGTCTTATACTGGATTACGGGTGGCTGTGACGATTGGAAAGGTCTTAGCGACAACCCTGAACATTGATTTAGTGACTGTTTCGAGTTTGCAAACGTTGGCCCTAAACGTCACGACGGAGCATCAGCTGGTGGTACCGCTGTTTGATGCCCGAAACGACATCGTTTTCTCTGGTTGCTACCGGATTAGGAAGACCGGCCCCCGCTTGGTTTTGCCAGAACAACACATTGGGATTACTGATTGGCTGGATCAATTAGAGGCTCTGAACGAACCGATTACGTTTGTGGGGGAAGACGTTGACCACTTTTTACCGCAGTTACGAGCACGGTTAGGTCACCGGGTTCATACGGTGATGGGAATGGATAACTTGCCCCAGACTGGGCAATTGGGTCTGTATGGGGAACGCTTAACGCCCGTTATAAACATCGACCAAGTGGTGCCAAACTACTTGCGACTGACGCAGGCCGAGGCAGAATGGCAGGACAAACACCCAGGAAAAGGATCGACCAACTATGTTGAACAAGTTTAA
- a CDS encoding acyl-[acyl-carrier-protein] thioesterase — MPASIFSEGYKIANFQTEIHGKITLQCLIDSFIQVSEDESVELSVGVSDVQATGVTWIVVQQDLHIHRLPRANERVRIETQAASHTNYFARRLYRVYDEADNLLVDVESLWVMMDLQTRKMVKINPALTEPFGSEHVKRLPRLTKIPNLSGEPDQTMTYPVLFTDIDFNGHVSNTHYVGWITNTLDFDFLRDYLPTDFSIKYADEVRYGDEVVSQAQFLDRDEEHPVTVHQIMAADQLRATARIKWEKIKPKKADA, encoded by the coding sequence ATGCCAGCTTCAATTTTTTCAGAAGGATATAAAATTGCCAACTTTCAAACCGAGATTCACGGGAAAATCACCCTTCAGTGTCTGATTGATAGCTTTATCCAGGTTTCAGAGGATGAATCGGTCGAACTTTCTGTGGGTGTGAGTGACGTGCAGGCCACTGGTGTGACTTGGATTGTAGTGCAGCAAGACTTGCACATCCACCGGTTACCCCGGGCCAACGAACGGGTGCGAATTGAAACCCAAGCAGCTTCTCATACCAACTACTTTGCCCGCCGATTGTACCGGGTGTATGACGAAGCGGATAATCTATTGGTCGATGTGGAAAGTCTGTGGGTCATGATGGATTTGCAGACGAGAAAAATGGTCAAAATTAATCCGGCATTAACCGAACCCTTTGGAAGCGAACACGTCAAACGCTTGCCACGCTTAACCAAGATTCCTAATTTGAGTGGGGAACCGGATCAAACAATGACTTATCCCGTGTTGTTTACGGATATTGACTTTAACGGTCACGTTAGCAACACTCACTACGTGGGCTGGATTACCAATACCTTGGACTTTGACTTCCTGCGGGATTACCTGCCGACGGATTTTAGCATTAAGTATGCTGATGAGGTGCGGTACGGGGATGAAGTGGTTAGTCAGGCCCAGTTCTTGGATCGAGATGAGGAACATCCCGTTACGGTCCACCAAATTATGGCGGCGGACCAGTTGCGGGCGACGGCCCGAATTAAGTGGGAAAAGATTAAACCAAAGAAGGCGGATGCATGA
- a CDS encoding MucBP domain-containing protein — protein MKKSKFLLTGVVALTLGTVGVVTLSANPLTVQAQTANSNADQGEIIVHYVDQNGNPIRSATTATGQSGTTYYASVPNINGYRYVRVANGQNDSYGPAMVFGGSTDGTGVQEMTIIYSANVNQGQTSSATKKQGDSGATTSQSTRASQTNSTATGQSATSQSGQTADDQTDATGTTTKADQKQTTKKKQKKSDQKKQATKKTNQDQAKTKTHHSSLPWVIGGIVLVAIVVGAVVWHRRYVPKH, from the coding sequence ATGAAAAAGTCAAAATTCCTATTAACTGGCGTAGTCGCACTAACACTGGGAACGGTCGGGGTTGTTACCCTGTCAGCAAACCCATTAACGGTTCAAGCCCAAACGGCCAATTCGAATGCTGACCAAGGAGAGATTATTGTCCACTACGTTGATCAAAACGGCAATCCCATCCGCTCAGCAACCACGGCTACGGGTCAATCAGGAACGACTTACTATGCTTCGGTGCCCAACATTAATGGCTATCGGTACGTCCGGGTTGCAAATGGACAAAACGATAGTTATGGGCCTGCAATGGTATTTGGGGGTTCTACCGATGGTACCGGAGTTCAGGAAATGACCATCATTTATTCGGCAAACGTAAATCAAGGTCAGACTAGTTCTGCTACGAAAAAACAAGGTGATTCTGGCGCTACTACCTCGCAATCGACCAGGGCCAGTCAAACAAATTCAACCGCAACGGGTCAATCAGCTACTTCTCAGTCGGGACAAACTGCTGACGACCAAACAGACGCAACTGGAACCACTACGAAAGCTGACCAAAAGCAAACTACCAAAAAGAAGCAAAAAAAATCCGATCAGAAAAAGCAAGCAACGAAAAAAACGAATCAAGATCAAGCTAAAACTAAGACACATCACAGCAGCTTACCGTGGGTGATTGGGGGGATTGTTTTAGTGGCAATTGTGGTCGGAGCTGTAGTGTGGCACCGACGCTATGTGCCGAAACATTAA
- a CDS encoding GNAT family N-acetyltransferase, with translation MLNKFKEWYRQNINDRKEQRINEALEFKNRIVEISGMKYFLGKGSMTDLPDIVKVDQAAYGSKVKWGPKRFKSGLKNQNDRFYLILRHADELVGFICIMISRKKSCCHIENLAIMPGFQKRGLGYFLVTTIIERAREMDLRRVVFTCRKSNDRSQSLVRDLGFVLVEEEPNYYDDGEAAVNYQLHLDQRNYLAASNFGR, from the coding sequence ATGTTGAACAAGTTTAAGGAATGGTACCGCCAAAACATTAACGACCGCAAGGAGCAACGGATTAACGAAGCTTTAGAATTTAAAAACCGGATCGTGGAAATCAGTGGGATGAAGTATTTCCTCGGGAAGGGCTCTATGACTGATTTACCGGACATTGTGAAGGTGGATCAGGCTGCGTATGGAAGTAAGGTCAAGTGGGGACCCAAACGGTTTAAGTCCGGCTTGAAAAATCAGAATGATCGCTTTTACCTCATTTTGCGCCATGCCGACGAGTTAGTCGGATTCATTTGCATCATGATTTCCCGGAAAAAAAGTTGTTGTCACATTGAAAACTTGGCAATTATGCCCGGTTTTCAAAAACGAGGACTCGGTTATTTTCTGGTGACCACCATCATTGAACGGGCTCGGGAGATGGATTTGCGGCGGGTCGTGTTTACTTGTCGCAAGAGTAACGACCGTTCACAAAGTTTAGTGCGCGATTTAGGCTTTGTCCTAGTAGAAGAAGAGCCTAATTATTACGACGACGGGGAAGCGGCGGTTAACTACCAGTTGCACTTAGATCAACGAAACTATCTAGCGGCTAGCAACTTTGGCCGTTAG
- the tmk gene encoding dTMP kinase — translation MSGHFITFEGNDGAGKTTVLNQVVDRLQPQLWDQLVVTREPGGDPIAEKIRNLIVDEQNEAMDARTEALLFAAARRQHLEQKVLPALAQERVVLCDRYVDSSVAYQGAGRQLGEQKVLELNQFATNGVLPELTIYFAVPVAVGLERIEHRDEHSTNRLDREQRDFYVRVHDAYERLAQAHPERIVRVDATQSVTTVTNQVLAIIMQHLK, via the coding sequence ATGAGTGGGCACTTTATCACGTTTGAAGGAAACGATGGCGCTGGAAAAACTACCGTCTTAAACCAGGTTGTAGACCGACTGCAACCCCAGTTATGGGACCAGTTGGTGGTTACTCGCGAACCTGGTGGCGATCCAATCGCGGAAAAAATCCGGAATTTAATTGTTGATGAACAAAACGAGGCCATGGATGCCCGCACGGAAGCGCTCCTCTTTGCGGCGGCACGGCGCCAGCACCTCGAACAAAAGGTGTTGCCTGCTTTAGCACAAGAACGAGTGGTACTCTGTGATCGCTACGTCGATAGCTCGGTGGCCTATCAAGGGGCCGGGCGGCAATTAGGCGAACAGAAAGTGTTGGAGTTAAATCAGTTTGCCACGAACGGCGTGCTCCCTGAGTTAACCATTTACTTTGCGGTTCCAGTTGCGGTGGGTTTGGAACGGATTGAACACCGCGATGAACATTCCACTAATCGGTTAGATCGCGAGCAGCGCGATTTTTACGTCCGAGTTCATGATGCTTACGAACGTCTGGCCCAAGCGCATCCCGAACGAATTGTGCGGGTGGATGCGACCCAATCAGTAACAACTGTAACTAACCAGGTACTCGCCATTATTATGCAGCACTTGAAGTAA
- a CDS encoding 3-hydroxyacyl-CoA dehydrogenase, whose translation MEFNNVTIIGGGTLGSQIGFMSAFHNKNVTIWGRSDQSIDRTKARIDRWETAVRIDLNATDEQIKNAEKHLQYTTDLKDALAGADLVIEALPENVATKDEFYDQFKELADSNTILVTNTSTFLPSQFAEATGRPDKFLAYHFANEIWKFNTAEIMPQSKTDSALPAALKQYSQEIGMIPVMINQEQPGYILNSLLVPFLNNALILWSKGIASPEDIDNTWTIGTGAPSGPFRIMDTVGMKTIYEITHNSSDPDLQVAAEKVKTMIDAGKIGRESGEGFYKYN comes from the coding sequence ATGGAATTTAATAACGTAACCATCATTGGGGGAGGAACACTGGGATCCCAAATTGGATTCATGTCTGCCTTTCATAACAAAAATGTCACCATTTGGGGTCGTTCTGATCAATCCATCGACAGAACTAAAGCCCGAATTGACCGGTGGGAAACGGCCGTTCGGATTGATTTAAACGCCACTGACGAACAAATCAAAAACGCCGAAAAGCACTTACAGTACACCACTGATTTAAAGGATGCTTTAGCTGGTGCCGATCTGGTAATCGAAGCCCTGCCAGAAAACGTGGCAACCAAGGATGAGTTTTACGATCAGTTCAAGGAATTAGCTGATTCAAACACCATCCTAGTTACCAATACCTCCACTTTCTTACCTTCACAATTTGCTGAAGCAACTGGTCGTCCCGATAAGTTTTTGGCTTACCACTTTGCCAACGAAATTTGGAAATTCAACACAGCCGAAATCATGCCTCAAAGCAAAACTGATTCCGCTCTGCCTGCAGCATTGAAACAGTACTCTCAAGAAATTGGCATGATTCCAGTCATGATTAATCAGGAACAACCGGGCTACATCTTAAACAGCCTTTTGGTCCCCTTTTTAAACAACGCTTTGATTCTTTGGAGCAAGGGCATTGCCAGTCCCGAAGACATCGATAACACTTGGACCATCGGAACGGGAGCTCCCAGCGGTCCCTTCCGGATCATGGATACGGTGGGGATGAAAACCATTTACGAAATTACCCACAATTCCAGTGACCCTGATTTACAAGTAGCCGCTGAAAAGGTCAAAACCATGATTGACGCCGGCAAGATTGGACGTGAATCTGGCGAAGGCTTCTACAAATACAACTAA